Sequence from the Sphingobacteriaceae bacterium GW460-11-11-14-LB5 genome:
GCCTGCCATCCTGGTGTATCTTCAGAGGTAAATTGTTGTTTAGAGTTCTGGGTTCATCATGTTTTTTTATTAAGCCAGTTCAAAGATTTTGCCATTTCTGCTGTTAGGGCAATTAATCACTATCTACGTAATTATTACAGCTTGTTCATTACATAGGTAAATGATTCTTCATAAGTCACATTGTTGATGGTTTCTGTTTCACGCTGCGATAATTCCAATTGCGTATCAGAATTAAATTTGAATTTAAAGAAAACAGCACCATTTCTATCTCCTCGCATGATCATTTCATCGCCCTCTATAGTAAACGAATAACGCTGTTTAGAACTACTTTTTTCGATATAATTTAGTGTGTTGCCCGCAAATTCAAAAATAGTCGTGCCACTTGCAATCTTTTCCTCATCTTCAACCTTTTTGCCATTATTAAAAGTAACGGACCGGGTGAGTACCAGATCCCATTTGCCTTGTATTTTTTGATTATTGATGTCGTTGTCGCTCACTTTATCTTTTTTACATCCGGTAAGTGCAGTTACGGTCACTAATAAAACCAATATATAAAGTTTCATAATTTTAAGTTTTGGTGCTGTTCGTTATTTTCTGCTATAAATGGTTTCTGTCACTTCTTTCATTTCAATAGCGTTGTTTTTATAATCATATTCTTCAGTATGGGAGTGCTGCGTATCAGAATAAAATTTCAATTGATAATAAACGCCACTGTTATCTTCTCTTAACCTTATTTCGGTACCAATAATGGCATAGCTGTAAGTATCTTCAGGGGTTCCGTTAAAGTAATAAGTTATTTCATTTCCCTTGTATTCAATTTCCCTTTGGTTGGCTATATAAGGGGTTGTTTTTTCGGAGACCAGCTTGTTGCCAGCCTTCTCGTAAACCTTTTCTACCTGTGAGGTAGCCATCCATCTGCCCTGTAATTTGGCTATAGTGGCCTGGCTGCTATCGGTTTCTTTATCTTTTTTGCAACTGGTTATGAAAACTGCAAATGCCATAATCAGCATGATCATTAGGTGTTTTTTCATTTTTATCTAATTTAATTGTTACCTGTTCAAAATCATGGTAAATCTTGAGGTTGTCGTATTGTTGCTTTGTACTGATTCTATTACGAACCTGTTGGCGGTCAGTTCTTTAATGTTATAAGTATAATCTCCTATGCGCATAGAAGTATTGCTGGTAACGGTATACGGTTCTTCTGCATCGCCCTCCAGATTATTGAAAGAAATCCCATTTGTGCGGAATTCAAAATACATACCCGGCCTGCCGGTAAGGTTTTCTGTTTTTTCTGGATTGGGCGGGTTTGTGGTAATGATAGTGCCTGATTCAAAATTCCATTTGCCTAATACCTTGGCTTTAACTGCTTCTGCTGGGTTTTCAGTTGGCGCTTTATCTTTTTTGCAACTGCTTATGGTGAGTGCTGATGCGGCAATAAGCAGGAGTAATATTAATTTTTTCATTGGTTTTGATGTAAAGGGTTTACAAATTGTCTACCTATTCACTTTTATCTGCTGGTTTTGCCATGGTAAAAATAGTGATGCCGTCTACCGTCAGTGATTTTACATAAATGCTGATTTGCGGAAAACTATTGGTTGTCGTGGCGGTGTAAAAGCTTTCAGATGAGCTGCCAGTCTTTCCATCGGTAAAGACAATTTTTCGTGGTTTTTTTACGCTGCCTATATGTACAATCGTAATTTCTCCAGAGGCATTTTTGATGGCTCCTGCAACCCATTTCAATAGAAATTCATCTGCTTCCTGCGCCATATCAATACTAATTCCACAGCTCCCATTATTTATCAGCTTACTTTCATCTTGCATGTAATAAGGGTTATTTACTGAATAATTGATGCCATAAAGTTTATAAGTCTGGCTTTTATTGCTTGCGTGATCCGTCAGTCTAAATTCAATTTTAATCGTTGAATCTTCTCCTCCGCGCTCTTCTACCTGGGCAAATACGCCGAACCCAGATAACAGCAACAATAGCATTAGCGCAGCGCGATACCATTTGGTTTTCATAATTTCTGGTTTTAGTGTTGTTTATGAAGCGAAATTGAATTTTCCCTCAAATACTTTCCCGATAAGCGGTAAAGGTTTTTCTACCTCATTATTGGCCGCTATAATGCCGAGCAAGAGTAATACAAATGGAATTAATAAAATGAGATAAAAAACACTTCCCAAAGATGGGATGATGGCCAGCACAACGCCACTTACAATACTTAAAAGGATAGAAGTGATGATAAGCCCGAGCGATTGGCCCAGGTGATAATTAACCAGCGTGCTTTTTTCTGTTGATTTTTTAAACTCGAGGTAAGAAATGATCCAACCGATCAATGTAATGTAGGCCAGGATAGCCATTGTTTTCTGTTTCATAGGATTAATTTTTTTGTTGAATTGAATAATCCAAAATTACCAGGGTATGGACGGGCAGCCAAGAAAAGTGAGACTACTCTGCGACTACCTGTTTTCATCAGAGCGACTACAAGGAGTCTACAGAAAGCGTTTAAACTGTTATATTCCAGTTATTTGTTGTAATTCTGCTTCCTCAAAAGTGTTTCTTTTTTCTATTTTTGATTATGCAGCTACCACTGAAAACATTATTAATTACCGTATCATTTGTCCTTATTTTTTTTAAAAGTGCGGATGCTCAGCAGATATACCTCGATTCGTTACGCGGCCTGCTTTCGAAGGATGGTGTTTCAAAAGAAGTACGTGTACAACTATTGTGTAAACTGGCTAAAGCGAATTTTGAAAAGAACCTGCCACTTTCTTTCCAGCAGGCCAATCAGGCGCTCCAAACCAGCGAAGGGCTAAAGGATGGAAAGAGTAAAGCCATAGCCTATGCAACCTTAGTTCACCTGTATGTTTGGAAAAAAGACTTAAAGCATGCTTACGAAAGCCTGGATAGTGCTATGTATTATGCAAAAAGAACAAAAGACCCGGTTGCTTTGGGCTTTGTATGGTTCAGGAGCGGTTGGTTAGACCTAATCAATGATGAAAGCGATAAATCTATAGCAAAACTGCTTAAAGCCCTTGATTTTTTTAAGGGACAACAGGCATATGAATACGAAAGCACCATCTATCACTATTTAGCCAGCTTTTATGGATATGGTAATAATCCTGCAAAACAAAAAAAATACGCCGATTTATGCTACTCCACTGCTGTAAAAAGCCAACAGGTTGATTTGTTAAATAATGCCTATTTTACTATTGGACAGACCTATTTCGACCGATTTAAGCTGGATACCATTAAGCGTAACCTGCTCGATTCGGCTTTATTGATTTACAAAAAGGCACTATTGCTGTCTAAAAAACAGGAAGGACGTCTGCTGATCCACAGCAATACAGCAGCAATTGCCTTAAACACGGCTAATACTTATTTTCAATATTTTCCAAACACCTACCGTGATAGTGCCGAAAAATATGTAGATATCGCGATAGAAATTGCAACAAAAACCAATTTACAAGAGGTGTTGTTAAACTGTTATGGTCTAAAGAGCGAATATGCGCTGCGTGATGGAAATTATGATGAGGCAGAAAAGACATTGTTAACCGGACTGAACAAAATTGCCGATGGCGTAGTAAAAATGCCACTTACCCAGGCCAGGATTTTCCAGGGACTTGCCAATATAGCCGAGAAAAAAGGAGATAAAGCAGCAGCACTAAACTATTTAAAGCAATATTTAACTTATTATAAAAAAGCTTTCGATGAAGAGAAAGTAAACAGTATAATAAGGGTAGAAGCACAATATCAGTCAGAAAAAAAGGAACAGGAGATTGCTTATCTCCATCAACAAACCGCATTTACCAAAAAACTGAATATTTTTTACATTATTTCTGGTCTAAGTGGAATAGCCGCATTACTTTTTCTGCTTATATCGTATAATTATAAACTTAAAGCATCGGTGAGGAAGCAGGAACTGATTGATCAGGAAAAAGATGCTGCTGAGCTGAGGGCACAGTTAAAAGAAGCAGAGGCTATTCAACTTCAAACAGAACAGGCCCTGCTTAAAGAACGGCAGGAACGTTTGGAGAAAGAGGTGCTGGCGGGTAACTTACAGATAGAGGAAAAAAATGAGCTGTTGGAATTATTGTCGGGTAAGGTAAATCACGAAAGCCATCTTTCGCTTGATGAACAGATTAAAAGAATTGTGAATCAACAGAAAAAAATGGATAAAGACTTTGAAGAGCATAAAACTGATTTTTTTGATACCAACCCTGTTTTCTTCGAACGTTTGCAACAAAAGGCTAATCATACGCTTACACGACTCGATTTAAAATATTGTTCGTACATGCTTATGGGTTTATCCAATAAGGAGGTTTCTATCCGTTTAGGTATCGAACCTAAAAGTGTGCGCATGAGTCGTTATCGCTTAAAACAGAAACTGGATTTAGGCAAAGACGAGGATCTGAATTTGTTTTTGCAGCAGGTGGCTAAGCCACAGGGGACGTAGGGGGAATGATTAGAGGTGTTGGATTTTGTCAAGTGAGTCCGGACGCTTAACCTAACAGCCCTTGTTTAGCCAGCCAGTAAATCAAAAGGCCAGGCTTTTATGCCCGGCCTTTTGATCTTAATTTTTAGCGAGTGTTGCACCCGGTCGGTAATAATATTCCTCTTCCTCAAAAACATCATCAGTTTTATGCTGAATATGGATTACAGGCGTTGGTTCGTCTAACCTCACCATCGGCCCGTTTTTTGCCAGTTCGCTACCAGGCACTTTCGATTTAAAGATAGGCCATAACAATTGTGCATACCATTGGTCGCCTTCATAGTGCGAAATGCCATAAGCCTTAGGGTATTTCCTGGTAATTAAAGCTGTACCGAAAATGATATCCCACAAGAAAAACATGTTGCCAAAATTTCCTTTGTAATAGCCAATGCCGTCATCGGTAGTAGCAGCATGATGTGCATGATGGGTTGCAGGTGTAGAAATTGTTCTTTCTAAAACCCAGGCCAACGGGTGCAAAATTTTGTATTTATAAAAGGGTTTATCCCATGGTATACTTGAGTGTGCCAGTGTAGTAATTGTACTTTTTATGCCTTTTACCACAATGGCTGGAATGCCCAGTCCTAAATAAACCAAAGCTGTGGTTAAATAAGTCTGTGAGAAAAACAAGGTATAAATGGCATTTTGCCGGCTCGCCATGGCCATGCCCATGTAAGATGCAGAATGATGTGTACGGTGAAAGCGCCATAACCAGGGAATTTCGTGATGTAACCTATGGTACCAGTATTGGGTTAGATCATCTGCTACGGCAATAATGAAACAGCCCCAGAAGAAAGGGACCCATTCAAATGCATTTTTAAGATCCGGCAATACAGCAGGCAAGAACTTTAATCCATAATAGGCAACAACTGGTCTGATAACCAGTCTTGGTAAGGTAAAGCAGGCTATATCTACAAAACGTTCATTTTTTGGCCATTTGCCCTTGTATAAACCAAATGAAAACTCCAATACGCCAATAAAGAATACTAAAAAAGGAAAACCGAAACCATTCAGGTTTTCAATAATGTTTTTGATAAAATTAATCACTTGTTCCATTGTTTGTCGCATTTTTAGGGGTTACAGATTTATTTTTTTCGGTTTTATGCTTTTGTTTTAGCCAGGGTCTTTCACCGGTTATGGTAAAAGTGGCAAACATAAGGGCGATGGGTAGCGCGTAGATAAAAAGGCTTAAAAATGCGTTTTTTATAATCCGCTTTCGGGTAGTTTCCTCAATTTTCATAGATGAGTTCTTATTTTGTATTAATGATGTTGGTTGATTTTTTATCGCTTAGTAAATGCCTGGTGAGGTATAACCCACCAAAAATGATAATGAAAGGAACTAAGGTTACAACAATGCCAACCAATATTTTTTTTCCCAAAATGGTAAAATCTGATAATGTCATTTTTTTAGGTTTTATAGAGATGATTAAAGTTTGGGTAATGCCTTGCTGTAAAAACAGGATGGATGTTTTTAATTTGACATTAAACCGCACTTCATTTTAATAAGGGTGAGTTCGATGCTACTGAATTAGCAACAACAGGGAGGGTACATGCGCATAGAAAAAATAAGTAAGTGTGACATATATTTTTATTAAGCGTTAATATTCAACGTGTTTTGACAAATATAAAAATTTTTATTAAAAGACTATAAAAACTATAGAATTTGTAGTTATTTTTTTGAACCCTGTTACAATGCCTTTAAAAATTGTTGCTAAAGACAATGCAAAAAGGAGATTAATTTCAGTTAGAGCCGATAAATCCTGTGGCAATCATTCAATTATTGAATTGATGATATTCTTGATGGTACATTCGGAGTGGTTTAATTTAATAACCTGCTGCGAAAAAAACATAGGTATTAGTTAAGTTAAGGGTAGTTTAGATTTGACCAAAATTGAACCTTTACAGGGATGAAATTAATGATGAGCATAAAGAACTTAAAAATAGCTTTAATCTGTTTGTTAGTGCCAGGCACTGGTATTGTTGCTGTTGCGCAACAACCGCTTAATAAATTATTGAAGAATTTGAATGGTTCTTTAAAAGTATCCGTTAAAGAATTCAATGGCACTGATTTATTAACCGAACATATTTTTCATAAAAATTTCCTTCAAACTAAAACAGGCAGCTGGGCTTTACAGTTAAAAACAACAAGCCCCCCCGGGCAGGGAGATGTTATAGAAGCAGTTGCCAGCTTTCGCCTGAATAGCGGCGTAGCAAAATCTACTGCAGTTTCGGTGTCATTTGATTTTAGCAAGTGGAATCCGAAAAACTACGTACTTGTTCCTGCTGCGGTATACAATGGCAACCGATACAGATCAATTGGTAATGGTTATAATCCAGATTATCCAAAGGATATGTATTATAATCCCCTGGTACCCCTTACCATTTCCAATAATCCCAGGCTTTCCAATGAAGATGGAAAAGCATCACTAATTGAGTTACAGACCGGCAATGTAGCCACACCAGCCATGTGCTTTTTTTCGGAAACCGAGAAAAAGGGTTTTATTGTGCTTACCGGGCAATTGACAAAATTAGGGGCTAATGGCTTAACCATCAGCGAAACTGCAAAGAAAGATAGTGCTTCGTTTGATATTTCAGTGCCTGCAGTACGTAAAATGGCTGCCGGATTCGGCGATTTTCATTTGAGCAGGGACCTTGCCCCAGACTGGAAACAGGGCGATGAAGTGGAGCTGAAGTTTAAGGTATTTGTGTTTAATGCGGAGAATATCCCTGCACTTTTAAAGAAATTTATGGAAGTGCGCAAAAGCCTGTCAGGTTTAAATCATCCACGCAATTTATTGCCCATGAGCAAAACTTTCGAAGTGGCTACAAATATATGTAAGGGCAATTTTGTGCAGGTAGAGGCCGGCTCCTATTATCTGCCAGAAAATAATAAGGATTTTCAGCTCGGCTGGGTAAGCGGGATGATGAATACCTATCCCATGCTGGCTTTGAATGATAAAAAAGAACGGGAGAGGGTGATGGCCGAATTGGATTTTGTCGTAAATAAACTTCAGGGGAAAAGCGGATATTTCTTTGGAGGCATTAAGGCCACAGGCGAGCTTATCCCCGAAAAGATGTCGCCGTATTTTAAGCCCATGCAAACCCTGGTGCGAAAGAATGCAGATGTGCTGCTTTGGTTAACCAAACACTTGTTGTTGTTAAAGGCACAAGGTTATGGAGCCAGTATTAAGCCGGAATGGGAAAATGCTGCAAGAAAGCTGGCTACAGCTTTCGTTCGTACCTGGAAAAAGGACGGTCAATTTGGGCAGTACATTGTTCCCGAAACCGGAGAAATTGCGGTATACAATTCAACTGGTGGAGCAATTGTGCCTGCAGGTTTAGCGATGGCCTCCGATTACTTCAGGGAGAAAGAATGGATGAAGGTAGCGGCTAATGCTGCAAAATTTTACTATAAAAGAGATGTAGAAAAGCAGGGTTTAACCGGTGGGCATTGTGGCGATATATCGCAGGATGCAGATTCTGAATCTGCCTTTGGATTTCTGGAATCATTAATGGCCTTGTATTATTATACCGGACAAAAGGAGTGGTTAGATAGGGCTGAGGTTCAGGCGGCTTTAGGTGCATCGTGGGTATTTTCTTACGATCCGGTTTTTCCACCAAACAGTGCGATTGGCGGTTTAACAAGTAATATGGCCGGAGCCATTTGGGCCAGTATCCAGAATAAACATGCTGCACCGGGTATATGTACGGCATCAGGCGATTATATCTTCAAGTTATTTAGGGCAACCGGAAATATGTTGTATGCCGACTTGATCAGGGATATTCAGCATGCCCATGCCGAGGCAATAAATATGCCCGGGCACATCACAACCAATTATCTTATTGGCTCTTCTATGGAAAGGATTCAATTGAGTGATGCCGAAGGAAAGGGAAGTATTGGTAACTTTATACAAACACGTAATTCCTGGACCGAAACCAACGGTATGCTGATGGCCCTCGAAATTCCGGGAATTTACCTGAATGTAGATACAAAGAATTTATACGTTTTTGATCATGTTAATGCCGAACTCCTTTCTGGCGATGGGTCTGGGATGATTTTACAGCTCCAAAATTCTACAAAATATGATGCTGATGTATCGGTGATGGCAGAAACAGAAAAGGAGAAACTAAAGCCGATGGCTTATACCGCATTTTTAGACTGGCCTAAAGTTAAGGTTAAAGCGGGCGAAACCATTCGGATTAAGATTAGCCCTTCAAAAGGCATTACAGTTTTATAGGTAAAAAAATCGTCGATAATTAAATCATGACAGGCTCAGTAATAGACAATGTAATTTTAGGGACTGCTGCCCTGGGTGGGATCTGGGGAAAGATTCGACCTGAGGAATCGGCTATTACCATTTTTACAGCCCTTGAACATGGGATTCAGGCAATAGATACCGCGCCGGCCTACGGCGATGCAGAAGATATATTAGGGAAAGTGCTCCGCCAGTGGGAAGGTAAACGCCCGCAAATCAGCACAAAAGTTGGGCGTAAGAAATGTTATGCAGTTGACGATGGTCACTATGATTTTACCCCTGATGGCATGTTAAGAAGTGTAGAAGATAGCTTAGAAACGCTCGGGATCCCTGAAATAGACATCCTTTTTCTTCACGATCCGGATGCCATTGTTCAAGCGGATATTGATGCCGTTTTAAAACAACTCGAATACTTTAAGCATGCTGGTTATGCCAAAAAGATTGGTTTAGGCGGAAATCCACCCGCGGCGCTTGAACCCTATCTTCAATCTGATCTGTTCGAAGTTATTATGGGCTTTAACCGGCTTAATGCCTGCAATATTGAGGCTTTGGATACCATCATTCCCTTTTGTGCACAAAATAATAAGGCCTATTACGCAGCCAGCCCCCTAAATATGGGGCTGCTGGGGGCTAAGTTTCCTGAATTTACGGCCTCTCCACCGTATTGGCTCGGTTTGGAAAGTGTAACACAGGCTAAAAAGATAAATGAGATCGCCAAAAAGTACCATATGCCCCTTCATGAACTTGCCCATCGCTTTCTTTTTACAATCGAAGGAAAATTTAAAGTGGTAATGGGGGCAACAGATAAAGAACAGTTAACAGACACATTGAGGGCAATAGAACAAGGCCGGTTGTCGCCGGAAGTATATACCGAGGTATTTAAAACGCTAAATCAACGATAGATGTATAATATAGATAACGAGATTTTTGATATAAAAAAGATTCGGATAAGAGTTTTAGAAAAGGTTAAAGCCATAACCCCATTTCAGGATGCAACTATGGGCCCCTTCCCGCATTATTCGATATCCATTATTACCATTGAGGATGTGGACGGAAATATTGGAGAGGCGCCCATATATAACAGCTATACCAATATATTAGAAACCTGCCTGTTTCCTATATTATTCCACAGTCAGGGCATGCCTTATCAGGAATTTTATCCAAAATTATACTGGTCTATCCGGAATGAAGGGTTTAAAGGCGCGGCTTCGGCTTTGCTGGGACAGATTGATATGGCGCTGTACGATTTGGCCGCCAGGCGAAAAAAAGTTCCTTTGCACCAATACATCGGGGGCCTTCGGGGCGATGTGAAAATGTATGGAAGCGGTGGCGGAACCAATTATAGCCTAAAACAATTAGAAACAGAAGCTGGCTTATTTATAGATGCCGGAGTTGACTGTTACAAAATGAAGGTTGGAAAGGATTTCGGTAAGAAATTGAAAGAAGATATTGAAAGGGTAAAATTTGTAAAAAGCCTCCTAGGTGATAAAGTTAAGCTGGCGGTAGATGCCAATCAAATCTGGTCGTGTGCCCAGGTGTTTAAGTTTATCGATGCCGTAGGAGAAGAAAATATCCATTGGCTGGAAGAACCGATTCATTCGGCCGCTTACGATCAGATCGAGATGCTTTGTGGAAAAACCTCCCTTACCATAGCTTATGGCGAGTCGGAGAGAACCTCAAAAATTTTCAGGACACTGGTGAATAGCGGAGTGAAACATTTGCAGCCTGTTCCCACGCAATTGGGGGGCATTAAAGAGTGGTTAGAAATAAGGGATCTTTGCGAAGCAGAAAAACTACAGTTTTCTTCAGGAGGGTATTCTTTGTATTCAACTTTCTTA
This genomic interval carries:
- a CDS encoding import component protein, with protein sequence MKQKTMAILAYITLIGWIISYLEFKKSTEKSTLVNYHLGQSLGLIITSILLSIVSGVVLAIIPSLGSVFYLILLIPFVLLLLGIIAANNEVEKPLPLIGKVFEGKFNFAS
- a CDS encoding LuxR family transcriptional regulator; protein product: MQLPLKTLLITVSFVLIFFKSADAQQIYLDSLRGLLSKDGVSKEVRVQLLCKLAKANFEKNLPLSFQQANQALQTSEGLKDGKSKAIAYATLVHLYVWKKDLKHAYESLDSAMYYAKRTKDPVALGFVWFRSGWLDLINDESDKSIAKLLKALDFFKGQQAYEYESTIYHYLASFYGYGNNPAKQKKYADLCYSTAVKSQQVDLLNNAYFTIGQTYFDRFKLDTIKRNLLDSALLIYKKALLLSKKQEGRLLIHSNTAAIALNTANTYFQYFPNTYRDSAEKYVDIAIEIATKTNLQEVLLNCYGLKSEYALRDGNYDEAEKTLLTGLNKIADGVVKMPLTQARIFQGLANIAEKKGDKAAALNYLKQYLTYYKKAFDEEKVNSIIRVEAQYQSEKKEQEIAYLHQQTAFTKKLNIFYIISGLSGIAALLFLLISYNYKLKASVRKQELIDQEKDAAELRAQLKEAEAIQLQTEQALLKERQERLEKEVLAGNLQIEEKNELLELLSGKVNHESHLSLDEQIKRIVNQQKKMDKDFEEHKTDFFDTNPVFFERLQQKANHTLTRLDLKYCSYMLMGLSNKEVSIRLGIEPKSVRMSRYRLKQKLDLGKDEDLNLFLQQVAKPQGT
- a CDS encoding sterol desaturase produces the protein MINFIKNIIENLNGFGFPFLVFFIGVLEFSFGLYKGKWPKNERFVDIACFTLPRLVIRPVVAYYGLKFLPAVLPDLKNAFEWVPFFWGCFIIAVADDLTQYWYHRLHHEIPWLWRFHRTHHSASYMGMAMASRQNAIYTLFFSQTYLTTALVYLGLGIPAIVVKGIKSTITTLAHSSIPWDKPFYKYKILHPLAWVLERTISTPATHHAHHAATTDDGIGYYKGNFGNMFFLWDIIFGTALITRKYPKAYGISHYEGDQWYAQLLWPIFKSKVPGSELAKNGPMVRLDEPTPVIHIQHKTDDVFEEEEYYYRPGATLAKN